The nucleotide window AGAATGACGAATGATTTCACCTTGTTGTTTCATGCCTGCAAGCGGACTTCGTTTGACGAAATAGAGGTCCTCTTGACGGTCGTATCCTACGATCAAAATCCTGTCGCCGCTCGCGATCGATTCTCCCTCGGTGTCGATCCTGCAGTAAATGCGGTGTAACGATCCCCGGTCGTCGTAAATTTGCGCCATTCCGCTTTCGGATGTGATGCTGTAGAGCGCTTCCCCTTCGCAGCCGATCAGGTCCTCACGCTCTTTCGCATACGTCTCTGAAAGGGGCGCGTATTTCCAGATGAGTTTGCCGATTAACCGTGTGCTGAAAGCTGAAACGGCAAATGCGCCTGCTATGGAAACCCAGACAAAAATGAGCGGCTCCCGCAAGATTGGTTTCAGTAAAAGATTCAAAATCCATCCCGTGATGCCCCACGCAAAAAAGAAGATTTGAAAAATAAGTGTGACAGGAATGCGTCCTCCCCCTAGAAACTCCAGG belongs to bacterium and includes:
- a CDS encoding YqiJ family protein; this encodes MEVFTWWNLLFLLPLAFAALFLLMNTIGITGDTDVDAEAHVDTEHDINHDINHDTDHDTDDDAGDGARSSRTFLEFLGGGRIPVTLIFQIFFFAWGITGWILNLLLKPILREPLIFVWVSIAGAFAVSAFSTRLIGKLIWKYAPLSETYAKEREDLIGCEGEALYSITSESGMAQIYDDRGSLHRIYCRIDTEGESIASGDRILIVGYDRQEDLYFVKRSPLAGMKQQGEIIRHS